The following are encoded in a window of Castanea sativa cultivar Marrone di Chiusa Pesio chromosome 5, ASM4071231v1 genomic DNA:
- the LOC142636378 gene encoding proline-rich receptor-like protein kinase PERK15 gives MSAIPPVPNATSPLPATNATSPTPSTTNATTILPPLPSPTINTTLGPPLPGPPEPPNGGPQKGALVGLIVGIGIGGLIVLIGVGIFVICFRRKSRMRQDDDGGPSSPQPHVPKTKNEHWQQNSLPPKDDKVTLFPKPTPPPGVVHSPEMVQVTTPPASSWTTSSMDSDKPLPPPSPGYTVGLSQSTFSSEELAMATDSFSNTNLLGQGGFGYVHKGVLPNGKVVAIKQLKAGSGQGEREFRAEVEVIGRVHHKHLVSLVGFCISGAQRMLVYEFVPNYTLDFHLHGKGRPTMNWPTRMKIALGSARGLAYLHEDCQPKIIHRDIKAANILIDDNFDAKVADFGLAKIALETDTHVSTRVMGTFGYLAPEYAASGKLTDKSDVFSFGVVLLELITGRHPIDKTNSFTEDSMVEWARPLLSQALESGNFDAVVDRRLQNDYNSSEMVRMVACAAACVRHSSRRRPRMSQIVRALEGNLSLDELDEGIRPGHSRAFDSFGSADYDSGQYKEDLKKFRKMALETQGLATTAEYNVLNGESVVHQSGASSEGQQTTQEVELGKVKNDTQDFD, from the exons ATGTCGGCCATACCTCCGGTACCCAACGCCACCTCTCCTCTTCCGGCGACCAACGCCACCTCTCCTACGCCGTCTACCACCAATGCTACAACTATTCTGCCGCCGCTTCCGTCGCCCACCATCAACACAACTTTAGGCCCTCCGCTCCCCGGGCCGCCGGAGCCGCCGAACGGCGGACCGCAGAAGGGGGCGCTGGTGGGGCTGATAGTTGGGATAGGGATCGGAGGGTTAATTGTGCTGATTGGCGTGGGTATTTTCGTAATTTGCTTTAGACGAAAGAGTCGGATGAGacaggatgatgatggtggtccTTCATCACCACAACCACATGTACCTAAAACTAAAA ATGAGCATTGGCAACAAAATTCCCTGCCACCAAAAGATGATAAAGTAACATTGTTTCCCAAGCCAACTCCTCCTCCGGGAGTTGTCCATAGCCCCGAAATGGTGCAAGTCACTACTCCCCCTGCATCTTCTTGGACAACTAGTAGTATGGACTCTGATAAACCATTGCCACCACCATCCCCTGGCTACACCGTAGGTCTTTCACAGAGTACATTTTCATCTGAAGAATTAGCCATGGCAACTGATAGTTTCTCCAATACCAACCTCCTTGGTCAAGGTGGTTTTGGTTACGTCCATAAAGGAGTCCTTCCAAATGGGAAAGTGGTTGCAATTAAGCAGTTAAAAGCTGGCAGTGGACAGGGGGAGCGTGAATTTAGGGCAGAGGTTGAGGTCATTGGCCGTGTCCATCACAAACACCTTGTTTCACTGGTTGGATTCTGCATTTCTGGGGCACAGAGAATGCTTGTTTATGAGTTTGTTCCGAATTATACGTTGGATTTTCATCTACATG GAAAAGGGAGACCAACTATGAACTGGCCAACCAGAATGAAAATAGCTCTAGGCTCTGCCAGAGGATTGGCATATCTGCATGAGGACT GCCAGCCTAAGATCATACACCGTGACATCAAGGCAGCTAATATTCTTATTGATGATAATTTTGATGCAAAG GTTGCGGATTTTGGGCTTGCTAAGATTGCATTAGAGACTGATACTCATGTCTCCACCCGAGTAATGGGAACTTTTGG TTACTTGGCTCCAGAATATGCTGCTAGTGGAAAACTCACTGATAAGTCAGATGTTTTCTCATTCGGGGTTGTGCTTTTGGAGTTGATTACTGGACGCCATCCTATCGATAAAACTAATTCCTTCACCGAAGATAGCATGGTTGAGTGG GCAAGGCCTTTGCTCTCACAAGCTTTGGAAAGTGGCAACTTTGATGCTGTTGTTGATCGAAGGTTGCAAAATGATTACAACTCTAGTGAAATGGTTCGAATGGTTGCTTGTGCTGCTGCTTGCGTTCGTCATTCATCCCGGCGTCGGCCAAGAATGAGCCAG ATAGTTCGAGCTTTGGAAGGAAATCTTTCTCTAGATGAACTAGATGAGGGAATCAGACCTGGGCACAGCAGAGCATTTGATTCCTTCGGGAGTGCAGATTATGATAGTGGCCAATATAAGGAGGACTTGAAAAAATTCAGAAAGATGGCACTGGAAACCCAAGGGCTAGCCACTACTGCAGAGTACAACGTACTTAACGGCGAGTCTGTGGTGCACCAATCTGGCGCAAGCAGTGAAGGCCAACAAACTACCCAAGAGGTAGAATTGGGAAAAGTTAAAAATGATACCCAAGATTTTGATTAA
- the LOC142637020 gene encoding ras-related protein Rab7, whose translation MASRRRMLLKVIILGDSGVGKTSLMNQYVNRKFSNQYKATIGADFLTKEVQFEDRLFTLQIWDTAGQERFQSLGVAFYRGADCCVLVYDVNVMKSFDNLNNWREEFLIQASPSDPENFPFVVLGNKIDVDGGNSRVVSEKKAKAWCASKGNIPYFETSAKEGFNVDDAFQCIAKNALKNEPEEEIYLPETIDVAGGGRQQRSMGCEC comes from the exons ATGGCTTCTCGTAGGCGCATGCTTTTAAAGGTCATTATCCTCGGCGACAGcgg GGTTGGCAAAACTTCTCTGATGAATCA GTATGTGAATCGTAAGTTTAGTAATCAGTACAAGGCGACGATTGGGGCGGATTTTCTGACTAAGGAAGTTCAGTTTGAAGATAGGTTGTTCACATTGCAG ATTTGGGATACTGCGGGGCAAGAAAGGTTTCAGAGTCTTGGTGTGGCTTTCTACCGTGGTGCAGACTGCTGTGTTCTTGTGTATGATGTGAATGTCATGAAGTCATTTGACAATCTTAATAACTGGCGGGAAGAGTTTCTGATTCAG GCCAGCCCTTCTGACCCTGAAAACTTTCCATTTGTTGTGTTGGGGAACAAGATAGATGTTGATGGTGGGAATAGCCGAGTG GTTTCTGAGAAGAAAGCCAAAGCATGGTGTGCTTCTAAGGGAAACATACCATACTTTGAGACCTCTGCCAAAGAAGGATTCAATGTTGATGATGCTTTCCAGTGCATAGCCAAAAATGCACTCAAGAATGAACCTGAAGAAGAAAT ATACCTGCCTGAAACCATTGATGTTGCGGGTGGTGGGCGGCAGCAAAGATCCATGGGTTGTGAATGTTAG